In Plasmodium gaboni strain SY75 chromosome 11, whole genome shotgun sequence, the following proteins share a genomic window:
- a CDS encoding putative kelch protein, which yields MMASPNTTQPEIISSEERKASLTTQSTTNNTNDGNVSEEHKTIASEQQPIPVSNTQGTAENSIENIKKTDLSNKDENTNITTNINTNINTNTTINADTNANTYTDTNTTTTISANINTSAKTHDTRIQYNGDVSKAFLSPPVFHLTEIMHDERCFKKTKGHVTVEINGDICIYGGMLHDKCIENFIRYVPGINLFEKMRLNSNDIVPRAFCSGNVITEDNKKYIIIFGGINEKDEIIDETYKFDFQAKKWELIGNKLCPRARYKHASFSFNDFLYIHGGLDVNNSLLADMWCFSKNSWRPIKQIDRIPEPRYAHSLIFSVYGNAKLVFLFGGNKKGYNAALGDTWIFNINTNRWKEITNSSGSKPCARWGHSSQLFDNEWMIIYGGITNGWIDNYALSDMYALNIFTFSWFEVDISTSKNFDRGYYGSLCFLPYKKSLFVFGGTDNSDDYSDVFSMSPLVTYVSYKALTGKIEQLNTRMKNINETSSENENINISEFETKITELKEDINKITFMMKAFEAKFCELEKLNEQCEKLLSKNINIEELQKLEQRIRKLESSNVLMKHDSI from the exons ATGATGGCAAGTCCAAATACTACACAACCAGAAATAATTTCAAGTGAAGAAAGGAAAGCTAGCTTAACAACTCAATCGACTACTAATAACACCAACGATGGAAACGTTTCAGAAGAACACAAAACAATAGCATCAGAACAACAACCAATACCTGTTTCTAATACACAAGGAACAGCAGAAAATTCgatagaaaatattaaaaaaactGATTTATCTAATAAGGATGAAAATACAAACATAActacaaatataaatacaaatataaatacaaatacAACCATAAATGCAGATACAAATGCAAATACATATACAGATACAAATACAACTACAACCATAAGTgcaaatataaatacaagTGCAAAAACACACGATACAAGAATTCAATATAATGGTGATGTCTCAAAAGCATTTTTATCCCCTCCAGTTTTTCATCTTACAGAAATTATGCATGATGAAAgatgttttaaaaaaacaaaaggTCATGTGACTGTTGAAATAAATGGAgatatttgtatatatgGTGGTATGTTACATGACAAATGTATTGAGAATTTTATAAGATATGTTCCTGgtattaatttatttgaaaaaatgCGTTTAAATTCAAATGATATTGTTCCTAGGGCATTTTGTTCAGGTAATGTTATAACagaagataataaaaaatatattataatatttggAGGTATCAATGAAAAAGATGAAATTATTGAtgaaacatataaatttgaTTTTCAAGCAAAGAAATGGGAACTTATTGGAAATAAACTTTGCCCACGTGCAAGATATAAACATGCTTCTTTCAGTTTTAAtgattttttatatattcatgGAGGATTAGATGttaataattcattattaGCTGATATGTGGTGCTTCTCTAAAAATTCATGGAGACCAATTAAACAAATTGATAGAATCCCTGAACCAAGATATGCTCACagtttaatattttcaGTCTATGGAAATGCTAAATTGGTGTTTTTATTTGGAGGAAATAAAAAGGGATATAATGCAGCCTTAGGTGATACTTGgatttttaatattaatacaaaCAGATGGAAAGAAATTACCAATTCTTCAGGATCAAAACCTTGTGCTCGTTGGGG CCATTCTTCTCAGCTTTTTGATAACGAATGGATGATAATATATGGTGGTATAACTAATGGCTGGATTGACAATTATGCTTTATCAg ATATGTACGCATTAAACATATTCACGTTTTCATGGTTTGAAGTTGATATAAGTACATCAAAGAATTTTGATAGAGGATATTATGGTTCCTTATGTTTCCTTCCATATAAAAAATCCTTGTTTGTTTTTGGAGGTACAGATAATTCAGATGATTATTCAGATGTATTTAGTATGTCACCACTTGTAACGTATGTATCTTATAAAGCGTTGACAGGAAAAATAGAACAATTAAATACGagaatgaaaaatattaatgaaaCATCCTCTGAGAAcgaaaatattaatatatcagAATTTGAAACAAAAATTACAGAATTGaaagaagatataaataaaataacgTTTATGATGAAAGCCTTTGAGGCCAAATTTTGTG aattggaaaaattaaatgaacAATGCGAAAAACTCctttcaaaaaatataaatatagaagAATTACAAAAACTTGAACAGCGAATAAGAAAATTGGAATCTTCAAATGTTTTAATGAAACATGATAGTATATAA
- a CDS encoding hypothetical protein (conserved Plasmodium protein, unknown function), with the protein MDNKIEENIFENMTREEKEVLLEANTKREWESDGQWLKRKEFLLKMLSYHKEHNLQIDVEKFCKMGHMYYNVKYLSCSYNSQILEEMKKYEES; encoded by the coding sequence atggataataaaattgaggaaaatatatttgaaaatatgacgagagaagaaaaagaagtTTTATTAGAAGCTAACACAAAAAGAGAATGGGAGTCAGATGGTCAATGgttaaaaagaaaagaatttttattaaagaTGTTAAGTTATCACAAAGAACATAATTTACAAATAGATGTAGAGAAATTTTGTAAAATGGGtcatatgtattataatGTGAAATATTTAAGTTGTTCATATAATTCTCAGATACTTgaagaaatgaaaaaatatgaggaaagttaa
- a CDS encoding threonine--tRNA ligase gives MKKIIMVIFFLLSKICKNNAILKSLKNNKIVLNIITKKEEPHIFDHSYNNININNINKNNKKNRNKNKIKIKINKNNKKEEACFFYINNYKKELIKEPYNNLLILHRTNNWINKKRDNIFDNHKKNIKTKKHLLKLFINKNNYIYNKKMFSSCINNNSNTNDVEVMKKKLKVQENPEFIKKRLEKFNEIKEKRKKELEENVEQLKRPINIELLDGSIKSGESYVTTPFDIALSISKRLAEDSIVCKVTYLEKVDVELCDIEEEDDHNEENSNMDEEKNQQDNNDKNDNNDKNDDDNNNNNNNSNNSNNNNAMKTLLWDLNVPLVGNCKLEFINVQSEEGQKVFWHSSAHILGSSLERLFGGFLTIGPALKEGFYYDIFLNNFSINNEDYKRIEDEFNKLVKENVPFEKVICTKDEALELFEYNPFKLELIRSKIPDNKKTSVYKCGNFIDLCLGPHIKNTGKVKTFKVLKNSSAYWLGQKENDSLQRVYGISFQKKSELTEYLKFLEEAKKRDHRNVGKILNLFFFEKETSPGSCFWLPHGSKIYNKLIEFIRKEYRIRKYEEVISPNVFSCELWKTSGHYQNYKDCMFLFNVENKEWGMKPMNCPGHCLMFKQLNVSYRSLPVRLADFGVLHRNEISGSLSGLTRVRRFQQDDSHIFCSMDHIKQEVLNTLNFLFYVYNLFGFKYELFLSTRPKKFIGQISTWNLAEQHLKDALDAANIKWKINEGDGAFYGPKIDILVKDSLNRTHQCGTIQLDFQLPVRFNLQYKNKEYVNYNEENEKKENNYNNNNNINNNNSMNNDHADNNNEKKEFKDGENDNEHNNKSHNNSLNPNTNEEGLLKKGFERPIIIHRAILGSVERFVAILIEHTAGKLPFWLSPRQAMVLPVSDKYNDYANYVYETLNNNLFDVDIDLSVNTLNKKIREAQLKQFNYILVVGEKELTTNTVTLRDRDDQNNQHVYTIQELIDKFKKLLDVNSMKFNQINEFNSNQGL, from the coding sequence atgaaaaaaataattatggttattttttttcttctaagcaagatatgtaaaaataatgcTATTTTAAAGTCtttaaagaataataaaatagttttaaatataataaccAAAAAAGAAGAACCTCATATATTTGATCATTCatacaataatattaatattaataatattaataagaataataagaagaatagaaataagaataaaattaaGATTAAGattaataagaataataaaaaagaagaagcttgttttttttatataaataattataagaaaGAACTTATTAAAGAACCATATAATAActtattaatattacataGAACAAATAACTGgattaataaaaaaagagataatattttcgacaatcataaaaaaaacataaaaactaaaaaacatcttttaaaattatttattaataaaaataattatatatataataaaaaaatgttttcTTCATgcattaataataattctaaTACGAACGATGTAGAGgttatgaaaaaaaaactgAAGGTACAAGAAAATCCtgaatttataaaaaaaagattaGAAAAATTTAATGAAATAAAGGAAAAACGTAAAAAGGAATTAGAAGAAAATGTGGAACAATTAAAGAGACCTATAAATATTGAATTATTAGATGGTTCTATTAAATCGGGAGAAAGTTATGTGACCACACCATTTGATATAGCTCTTTCCATATCAAAAAGGCTAGCTGAAGATTCTATAGTATGTAAAGTAACATATTTAGAAAAGGTAGATGTGGAATTATGTGACATAGAAGAGGAAGATGATcataatgaagaaaatagCAATATGGATGAAGAGAAAAACCAACAAGATAAcaatgataaaaatgacaacaatgataagaatgatgatgataataataataataataacaatagTAACAATAgtaacaataataatgCTATGAAAACTCTTTTGTGGGATCTGAATGTTCCACTAGTTGGGAACTGCAAACTTGAATTCATAAACGTCCAATCAGAAGAAGGACAGAAAGTTTTTTGGCATTCATCTGCTCATATTTTAGGCAGCAGTTTAGAAAGACTATTTGGAGGATTTTTAACAATCGGTCCAGCTTTAAAAGAAggtttttattatgatatatttttaaataatttttctataaaCAATGAAgattataaaagaatagaagatgaatttaataagttagtaaaagaaaatgtaCCCTTTGAAAAGGTTATATGCACAAAAGATGAAGCATTAgaattatttgaatataaCCCATTTAAATTAGAACTTATAAGATCAAAAATTCcagataataaaaagacATCTGTTTATAAATGTGGAAATTTTATTGACTTATGTTTAGGTCCACATATAAAGAATACAGGAAAAGTGAAAACATTTAaagtattaaaaaattcttCAGCATATTGGTTAGgacaaaaagaaaatgatagCTTACAAAGAGTATATGGTATAAgttttcaaaaaaaaagtgaaTTAACagaatatttaaaatttttagAAGAAGCTAAAAAAAGAGATCATCGTAATGTAGgtaaaatattaaatttatttttttttgaaaaagAAACATCACCAGGTTCATGTTTTTGGTTACCACATGgttcaaaaatatataataaattaatagaatttataagaaaagaatatcgaataagaaaatatgaagaaGTAATATCACCAAATGTTTTTAGTTGTGAATTGTGGAAAACATCAGGACattatcaaaattataaagattgtatgtttttatttaatgttgaaaataaagaatgGGGTATGAAACCTATGAATTGCCCAGGTCATTGTTTAATGTTTAAACAATTAAATGTTTCATATAGATCTTTACCTGTCCGTCTAGCTGATTTTGGTGTTCTACATAGAAATGAAATATCAGGTAGTTTAAGTGGTTTAACACGTGTAAGAAGATTTCAACAAGATGATTCTCATATTTTTTGCTCAATGGATCATATCAAACAAGAAGTTCTTAATACATTAAACTTTCTTTTCtatgtttataatttatttggATTCAAATATGAACTATTTCTTTCAACAAGACCTAAGAAATTTATAGGACAAATATCCACATGGAATCTAGCAGAACAACATTTAAAAGATGCTCTAGATGCAGCAAATATTAAATGGAAAATAAATGAAGGAGATGGTGCTTTCTATGGACCAAAAATTGATATACTTGTAAAAGATAGTTTAAATAGAACACACCAATGTGGAACCATACAGCTAGATTTTCAATTACCTGTTAGGTTTAATCTGcaatacaaaaataaagaatatgtaaattataatgaagaaaatgaaaaaaaagaaaataattataataataataataatattaataataataattcgATGAATAATGACCATGCTGATAATAACAATGAAAAGAAAGAATTTAAAGATGGagaaaatgataatgaacataataataaatctCATAATAATTCCTTAAATCCTAATACAAATGAAGAAGgattattaaaaaaaggatTCGAAAGACCAATTATAATACATAGAGCTATTTTAGGTTCTGTTGAAAGATTTGTTGCTATATTAATTGAACACACAGCTGGTAAATTACCTTTCTGGTTATCACCTAGACAAGCTATGGTCCTACCTGTAAGTGATAAGTATAATGATTATGCTAATTATGTATATGAAACActaaataataatttgtttGATGTAGATATAGATCTCTCAGTCAATAcattaaacaaaaaaataagagAAGCACAATTAAAAcaatttaattatattctCGTAGTTGGTGAAAAGGAATTAACAACAAACACTGTAACATTAAGAGATAGAGATGATCAAAACAATCAACATGTCTATACAATTCAAGAGCTAATAGACAAATTTAAAAAGCTCTTGGATGTAAACTCAATGAAATTTAATcaaataaatgaatttaaCTCAAACCAAGGtctttaa